A genomic stretch from Anser cygnoides isolate HZ-2024a breed goose chromosome 30, Taihu_goose_T2T_genome, whole genome shotgun sequence includes:
- the LOC136787575 gene encoding olfactory receptor 14C36-like translates to MPNSSSVSEFLLLAFADTRELQLLHFGLFLGIYLAALLGNGLILTAVACDHRLHTPMYFFLLNLALLDLGCISTTLPKAMVNALWDTRAISYQGCAAQVFFFVFLVGAEYWFLTIMAYDRYVAICKPLHYGSLVGSRACAQMAAAAWGSGFLYSVLHTTTTFSLPLCQGNAVDQFFCEIPQILKLSCSDAYLREVGALVCSVSLAFGCFVFIVFSYVQIFRAVLSIPSKQGRHKAFSTCLPHLAVVSLFLSTVMFAYLKPPSISSPSLDLVVAVLYSVVPPALNPLIYSMRNQELKHALWILMTRCVSEAINFHSTSADD, encoded by the coding sequence atgcccaacagcagctctgtgagcgagttcctcctgctggcattcgcagacacgcgcgagctgcagctcctgcacttcgggctcttcctgggcatctacctggctgccctcctgggcaacggcctcatcctcaccgccgtagcctgtgaccaccgcctccacacccccatgtacttcttcctcctcaacctcgccctcctcgacctgggctgcatctccaccactctccccaaagccatggtcaatgccctctgggacaccagggccatctcctatcaagggtgtgctgcacaggtcttcttttttgtcttcttagTTGGAGCGGAGTACTGgtttctcaccatcatggcctacgaccgctacgttgccatctgcaagcccctgcactacgggagcctcgtgggcagcagagcttgtgcccagatggcagcagctgcctggggcagtggctttctctaTTCTGTCCTGCACACGACCACTACATTTTCattgcccctctgccaaggcaatgctgtggaccagttcttctgtgaaatcccccagatcctcaagctctcctgctcagacgcctacctcagggaagttggggcacttgtgtgtagtgtttctttagcttttggctgttttgttttcattgttttttcctatgtgcagatcttcagggccgtgctgagtATCCCCTCTaagcagggccggcacaaagccttttccacgtgcctccctcacctggccgtggtctccctgtttctcagcactgtcatgtttgcctacctgaagcccccctccatctcttccccatccctggacctggtggtggctgttctgtactcggtggtgcctccagcattgaaccccctcatctacagcatgaggaaccaggaactCAAGCATGCGCTCTGGATATTGATGACTAGATGTGTTTCGGAAGCAATAAATTTCCATTCTACCTCTGCAGATGACTAA